Proteins from a genomic interval of Myxococcales bacterium:
- the argB gene encoding acetylglutamate kinase encodes MSTITTVDSTLSDAARESLAEKRTLVVEALRYIQKFSGKRAVIKYGGAAMIDPQLKRSFAQDMVLLQAAGLRPTIVHGGGPEITRTLDKMGQTTEFFEGQRITGEEDVRIVEMVLTGRVNTEIVGLLNTLGATAVGLSGKDARLLQARKLAPAPGKRDLGFVGEIESVNAEILDMFATRNFLPVISPVGLGSDGASYNINADVAAAAIAVATKAQKLIFVTDVPGILDEAGNLISELTGAELRARLQEGASVKGGMQVKAQAILNALEGGVPAVHVVDGRAAHSVVVELFTEKGAGTLVRA; translated from the coding sequence ATGAGCACGATTACGACCGTCGACTCCACTCTCTCTGACGCCGCCCGCGAATCGCTTGCCGAAAAGCGCACGTTGGTGGTGGAAGCGCTTCGCTACATCCAAAAGTTCTCGGGCAAGCGCGCGGTCATCAAGTACGGCGGCGCGGCCATGATTGACCCGCAGCTCAAGCGCAGCTTCGCCCAGGACATGGTGCTGCTTCAGGCGGCGGGCCTGCGGCCCACGATCGTTCACGGCGGCGGGCCAGAGATCACGCGGACCCTCGACAAGATGGGGCAGACCACGGAGTTCTTCGAGGGTCAACGTATCACCGGCGAAGAAGACGTGCGCATCGTCGAGATGGTGCTCACGGGGCGGGTCAACACGGAGATCGTGGGGCTTCTCAATACCCTGGGGGCCACGGCGGTGGGGCTTTCGGGCAAGGACGCGCGCTTGCTTCAGGCGCGCAAGCTCGCTCCCGCACCGGGCAAGCGTGATCTGGGCTTCGTGGGCGAGATCGAATCGGTCAACGCCGAGATCCTCGACATGTTTGCGACGCGCAATTTCCTCCCCGTGATCTCGCCCGTGGGCCTTGGCTCCGACGGGGCCAGCTACAACATCAACGCCGACGTGGCCGCGGCTGCGATCGCGGTGGCCACGAAAGCGCAGAAGCTGATCTTCGTCACCGACGTGCCGGGCATCCTGGACGAAGCGGGTAACCTGATAAGCGAGCTCACCGGCGCCGAGCTTCGCGCGCGGCTTCAGGAGGGTGCGAGCGTCAAGGGCGGCATGCAGGTGAAGGCTCAGGCCATCCTGAACGCCCTCGAGGGGGGCGTGCCCGCCGTGCACGTCGTGGACGGTCGTGCGGCGCATAGCGTGGTGGTGGAGCTGTTCACGGAAAAAGGCGCGGGCACGCTGGTCCGGGCCTAG
- a CDS encoding S8 family serine peptidase, whose amino-acid sequence MKPAWYRCAPSPIPGLLAAVLGLLVACGDDPAGGPVLRASPTRLVMTSAEGQSYIAHEVVVRPAEGVTRETFATLVAGFGAALAVDEAPDPAYPFLRLLLPDTLTADEAIDRLRTAGLVASAERNYLVELFADPVTPNDPRFGELWGLSKIHMPQTWAHTQGSSDVVVGVSDTGIDYTHPDLAPNIWSNPGEVPGNGKDDDGNGYVDDVRGWDFLGNDNDPMDDHGHGTHVAGTIGARGNDGVGVAGVNWKVKLVPLKFLGSSGGTMWAGAQTILYAARIKAKVVNASWGCAGPSCYASYLQDAITQLGAAGGLFVAAAGNNNGNDNDSYPTYPANYGGDNVVSVAATGSSDTLASFSNIGATKVHLAAPGVGIVSTIPGNRYASFQGTSMAAPHVAGVAALLWSLKPSLTAAEAKERLLSTVDKVPALTGKVASGGRLAAFKAVMADGEPPPAPRDVEVHAGAANDLVVSWAPVAVEDLGGYRVHFGPASGGHTNVVDVPAGQTQLVLRDLEAGKAVFVVVVALDRSGNRSPPSAEVSAVPVDATPPPQVVDLRASTLPGTIVPLEVSAASGQFSEFWSASQAADGNPQTAWLTPGRFVPQEEHLVLRVPTPALVDRVELLAPTAYPDFFPVDFDIDVSIDGLAWTTVGGMRGAKATAGQRVSLHFAATRAQAVRVRVLRSFVHDSGYGYAGLAEVTLREVSSHPDTILLTFTAPGDDPAEGAAARYDVRVSESPLTASTFAQATVVSAPTPAVAGLREEVMVSGLAGERGYYFALRAIDDGGNASPISNIAYVPPLSIPPGAVTDLRLIGAGPHTLTLAWTAPGGDGALGQAQSYDLRFSRSPLTPGNFSQATPVLDLPAPQPSGHDERAVIDALEDDGYRYFALRALDATGTPGPISNVVMGRLDARPDESPPATVSDLSVHASQAEFQLNPVVSASSPSLSTSTPPARLLDGNIDTPWIAAAASGTTAAFIVLDLGDVHAVTGLRMNPGQGGGNLLHYPGAFQIQASADAASWQTLLTVQGHRGQHGRWDSFAFAPVSTRYLRLYVTERGVDPGASSAHVWIGELEVFALTPQLEIDLTWVAPGDDGYEGTATRYDLRHAPLPLSEANFAAAEPLPTPIPSQGGRVELLRFPPLARESRNYFRLTATDDAGNVSGLSNEAWIETPGIPPAPVMDLKVVTSSRTSATLSFTATGDDGLEGTATAYELRYSTQPLTPERWDLAPTAPTPAPGAPGTKETVRVEGLSPNTQYYFVLKVVDDLGHRSLASNAAAAETLDGTPPAAITDLAVHAPSGDQELPVASTLLASSGSYTAQTEAKNLFDGQVATAWLSPARPTVTTEMVHVDFGASVPLGAVRLQPASGYEDLFPVDFRLETRPDTEGDWIPVVTEAGFGFPAAAEDWALGRVLARQARLVVTRGKAFGGAHYVALGELAFFAEGSATTALQLTWTAPGDDGQVGRARAYDLRQAHTPLSPDTFPQAQSLAGVPSPSGAGALERFDVANLAPETSYCFAVQSHDDVGLVSELSNSACATTAPAPPGTVVDLAVVNLSAQAATLTWTAPTVGAPGARYDLRYARGRIHAGNWDTATPVAGLAPPGAAGSPERATVTGLAGLTTYHFALRALDAQGGRAAVSNNARGTTLDDVPPGPVADLAVTGLVDRPGALRVSFTAPGDNGPVGQAARYELRVSETPLSAANFATGALVPTGTPRLGGTRETVDIDNLGPEAVYYVALRAFDAAGNVSAVSNVASGRTRDEAPAAITDLVALEARGTSAAFVTLQWTAPGDDGTTGSAHAYEIRYSTQSLSAATFTQGTLASGAPSPRPPGTVETFKLSGVTPGAKIFVALRAVDERNNAGPISNVAQVTVPDEWAPSGASDLQARTGGARGSVTLTWTAPGDDGDTGKASAYELRYAAFPLSAHNFLEGLALVAPSPVTGGGVQSFTASGLPDEAPFYFALRARDDAGNLGPVSNSPSARTPDVAPAAVTDLALTSRTNASVTVSFTATGDDGQTGTASRFDLRLSEQPLTASRFASGTAVPTPPPAAPGTRHTVTVSGLASTRTYYLALRVEDERGNTSLLSNMLTAETVDEVPPGAISDLVASTGSGNGSVVLAFTAPGDDGAEGQATAYEVRRAQAPITADTWGQAVPVTSALPKPARAGSFEQLTLTNLDNETPYHFAVRALDDQGLAGPISNSASASTRAVPPAAVLNLKATASASTVTLSFTAPGDDGNQGQAKLYDLRMSKQPLTPLTFAQGQVVPNVPLPATAGTPQTVTISGLEESTTYHFALKTKDDVDAWSSLSNVASATTPDLTAPAAPGSLAVKAPAARDGLVLPTKAQASSMLGPAWDASLLIDGRELTSWASAPSTSDASHTVVVELEDALEIDRIRLLPDPFHPQLFPRDFSLETSVNKQTWDTVAVEEEFSPSNAAWLVWGFPARKAHFVRLSVHGANTSFGQHYALVAELQVQEAATTDGRAVLSWVAPGDDGTQGVATRYEVYRSPAPFDAAGLAAATLVPGAPTPAAPGSLQAMTVTGLAGEAQLYWALRAVDEAGNLGPLSTLVPALTNAVPPAPVVDLEAEPLGQNRVALSWTAPGDDHTQGRATAYELRSAPYALGTQNFPLATEAAGVPPPAAAGSRERFTVEGLAPGKLYRFGLVARDEAGHTSYLSNVAVALTDRLPDITAPEPVSDLQMRLPRPGGEPLAAEVVAVSSAQAPQFPAEAVLDGDPVTAWASLARTENQLEWLRLDLGELVSVNRIDVTPSAGQAELFPRALEVALSPDGLAWTVVWAGSGASAREPLTFAATEARFVEVRAPTLAAHDNGLHYAVLGDVLAYTAGEAAGTAYGAFTAPADDGPLGRATRYELVRSGCPFDAATSVAVPTASPLAAGTPERLRFSGLAPGAHCVAVRSADEAGNLSDWSPAARVDVP is encoded by the coding sequence GTGAAGCCCGCGTGGTACAGGTGTGCGCCAAGCCCAATCCCGGGGCTTCTTGCCGCCGTTCTGGGGCTCCTCGTGGCCTGCGGCGACGACCCCGCAGGCGGCCCCGTGTTGCGCGCCTCGCCCACCCGGCTGGTCATGACCAGCGCCGAGGGGCAGAGTTACATCGCTCACGAGGTGGTGGTGAGACCCGCCGAAGGCGTGACCCGGGAGACCTTCGCCACCCTCGTCGCCGGCTTCGGGGCCGCGCTGGCCGTGGACGAAGCCCCGGACCCGGCCTACCCCTTCTTGCGGCTCCTGCTGCCTGACACCCTGACCGCTGACGAGGCCATCGACCGGCTGCGCACGGCGGGACTGGTGGCCTCGGCGGAACGGAACTACCTGGTTGAGCTCTTCGCCGATCCGGTGACGCCCAACGATCCGCGCTTCGGCGAACTGTGGGGGTTGTCGAAGATTCACATGCCCCAGACCTGGGCCCACACCCAGGGCTCTTCCGACGTGGTGGTGGGCGTGAGCGACACGGGCATCGATTACACCCACCCGGATCTGGCACCCAACATCTGGAGCAATCCCGGCGAGGTGCCCGGCAACGGCAAGGACGACGACGGCAACGGGTATGTCGACGACGTGCGGGGCTGGGACTTTCTCGGCAACGACAACGATCCGATGGACGATCACGGCCACGGCACCCACGTGGCGGGCACGATTGGCGCCCGGGGCAACGACGGCGTGGGCGTGGCGGGCGTGAACTGGAAGGTGAAGCTCGTGCCGCTGAAATTCCTGGGGAGCAGCGGCGGCACGATGTGGGCAGGCGCGCAAACGATTCTCTACGCCGCGCGCATCAAGGCCAAGGTGGTCAACGCCAGTTGGGGGTGCGCGGGCCCCAGCTGCTACGCCAGCTACTTGCAGGATGCGATCACCCAGCTGGGTGCAGCCGGTGGTCTCTTCGTGGCTGCCGCAGGCAACAACAACGGCAACGACAACGACAGTTACCCCACGTATCCCGCGAACTACGGGGGCGACAACGTGGTGAGCGTGGCGGCCACGGGCAGCAGCGACACCCTCGCCAGCTTCTCCAACATCGGCGCCACCAAGGTGCACCTTGCTGCGCCCGGCGTGGGCATCGTCAGCACCATTCCCGGCAACCGCTATGCCTCGTTTCAGGGCACCTCGATGGCCGCCCCGCACGTTGCGGGGGTGGCCGCGCTCTTGTGGTCACTCAAGCCGAGCCTCACGGCCGCAGAAGCCAAAGAACGGCTGCTGTCCACCGTGGACAAGGTCCCCGCGCTCACGGGGAAAGTGGCGAGCGGCGGGCGGCTTGCGGCCTTCAAGGCGGTGATGGCCGATGGCGAGCCGCCCCCTGCCCCGCGCGATGTCGAGGTTCACGCGGGCGCCGCCAACGATCTCGTGGTGTCCTGGGCGCCCGTCGCGGTCGAGGACCTCGGCGGCTACCGTGTGCACTTTGGCCCTGCGAGCGGGGGTCACACCAACGTTGTGGACGTGCCCGCGGGTCAAACCCAGCTGGTGCTGCGAGACCTGGAGGCGGGCAAAGCCGTGTTCGTCGTGGTCGTCGCGCTCGATCGTTCGGGAAACCGAAGCCCGCCCTCGGCAGAGGTGAGCGCGGTTCCGGTGGATGCCACGCCGCCCCCGCAGGTCGTGGACCTGCGCGCCTCGACGCTTCCGGGCACCATCGTCCCCCTCGAGGTGAGCGCGGCCAGCGGGCAGTTTTCAGAGTTTTGGTCGGCCTCACAGGCGGCCGATGGCAACCCCCAGACGGCCTGGCTGACGCCCGGACGCTTCGTACCGCAAGAGGAACACCTGGTGCTGCGTGTGCCGACCCCGGCCCTCGTCGACCGTGTCGAGCTGCTTGCCCCCACGGCCTACCCAGACTTCTTTCCTGTGGACTTCGACATCGACGTGTCCATCGACGGCCTCGCGTGGACCACGGTGGGTGGCATGCGCGGGGCCAAGGCCACGGCCGGCCAGCGCGTCTCCCTCCACTTCGCAGCCACGCGCGCTCAGGCGGTGCGTGTCCGGGTCTTGCGCAGCTTCGTCCACGATTCGGGATACGGCTATGCCGGCCTTGCCGAGGTCACGCTGCGTGAGGTGTCGTCGCATCCCGATACGATCCTCCTCACGTTCACGGCGCCCGGCGACGACCCAGCCGAAGGAGCGGCGGCCCGCTATGACGTGCGCGTCTCGGAGTCGCCCCTGACAGCCAGTACCTTCGCGCAGGCTACCGTTGTGAGCGCCCCGACCCCGGCGGTGGCGGGGCTCCGCGAGGAGGTCATGGTGAGCGGCCTTGCTGGTGAGCGTGGTTACTACTTCGCCTTGCGTGCCATCGACGACGGCGGCAACGCGTCCCCGATCTCCAACATCGCGTACGTCCCACCCCTGTCGATTCCTCCGGGGGCCGTCACGGACCTTCGGCTGATCGGCGCGGGCCCGCACACGCTCACCTTGGCGTGGACGGCGCCGGGGGGAGATGGCGCTTTGGGGCAGGCCCAAAGCTACGATCTGCGGTTCTCGCGATCGCCCCTCACCCCGGGGAACTTCAGCCAGGCCACCCCGGTGCTGGACCTGCCGGCCCCGCAGCCCTCGGGTCATGACGAACGCGCCGTGATCGACGCGCTCGAGGACGACGGCTATCGCTACTTCGCGCTGCGTGCGCTCGACGCCACGGGAACACCGGGACCGATCTCGAACGTGGTGATGGGCAGGCTCGACGCCCGCCCAGATGAAAGCCCGCCCGCAACGGTGTCCGATCTCAGCGTTCACGCCTCGCAGGCCGAGTTCCAGCTCAACCCGGTCGTGAGCGCCTCTTCCCCCTCGCTGTCGACGTCCACCCCGCCCGCCCGCCTGCTGGACGGCAACATCGACACACCCTGGATCGCGGCCGCGGCCAGCGGCACCACCGCCGCTTTCATCGTGCTGGATCTGGGAGACGTTCACGCCGTGACGGGCCTGCGGATGAACCCCGGCCAGGGGGGAGGCAACCTCCTTCACTACCCCGGCGCCTTCCAGATCCAGGCGAGTGCCGACGCCGCCAGCTGGCAAACACTGCTCACGGTTCAAGGTCACCGGGGGCAACACGGGCGCTGGGACAGCTTTGCGTTCGCGCCCGTCAGCACGCGCTACCTGCGGCTGTACGTCACCGAGCGCGGCGTGGATCCTGGCGCCTCGTCCGCGCACGTGTGGATAGGCGAGCTCGAGGTCTTTGCGCTGACCCCTCAGCTGGAAATCGACCTCACGTGGGTGGCGCCCGGAGACGACGGCTACGAGGGCACCGCCACCCGCTACGACCTCCGCCACGCACCCCTGCCTCTTTCCGAGGCGAATTTCGCGGCGGCCGAGCCCCTGCCCACACCCATCCCGTCCCAGGGTGGCCGCGTGGAGCTGCTCAGGTTTCCGCCGCTGGCCCGCGAAAGCCGCAACTACTTCAGGCTCACCGCCACCGACGACGCCGGCAACGTGAGCGGACTTTCGAACGAAGCGTGGATCGAAACGCCGGGTATACCTCCGGCCCCCGTGATGGACCTCAAGGTCGTGACCTCGAGCCGCACCAGCGCCACCCTGAGCTTCACGGCCACAGGGGATGACGGCCTCGAGGGCACGGCCACGGCCTACGAACTGCGCTACAGCACGCAGCCGCTCACACCCGAGCGCTGGGACCTGGCCCCCACCGCGCCCACGCCGGCCCCGGGCGCTCCGGGAACGAAGGAGACCGTGCGCGTGGAGGGCCTCAGCCCGAACACACAGTATTACTTCGTGCTCAAGGTGGTGGACGATCTCGGACACCGCTCGCTGGCCTCGAACGCAGCCGCAGCCGAGACGCTCGACGGCACACCGCCCGCGGCCATCACCGACCTGGCTGTGCACGCCCCCAGCGGTGACCAAGAGCTTCCTGTTGCGTCCACGCTGCTCGCGAGTTCGGGCTCCTACACAGCCCAAACGGAGGCAAAGAACCTCTTCGATGGTCAAGTCGCCACGGCCTGGTTGTCCCCCGCGCGCCCCACGGTGACCACCGAGATGGTGCATGTGGACTTCGGTGCGTCCGTGCCTCTCGGTGCGGTCCGCCTCCAGCCGGCCTCGGGTTACGAGGATCTCTTCCCCGTCGACTTCCGCCTGGAGACGAGGCCCGATACGGAGGGCGACTGGATCCCCGTGGTGACGGAGGCCGGGTTTGGCTTCCCTGCGGCCGCCGAGGATTGGGCGCTTGGCCGGGTTCTGGCACGGCAGGCGCGCCTCGTCGTCACGCGAGGCAAGGCGTTCGGCGGCGCGCATTACGTCGCGCTCGGTGAGCTTGCGTTCTTCGCCGAAGGCAGCGCCACGACGGCCCTGCAGCTCACGTGGACCGCCCCCGGGGACGACGGCCAGGTAGGCCGTGCCCGCGCCTACGACCTGCGGCAGGCGCACACGCCCCTGTCGCCCGACACGTTCCCGCAGGCTCAAAGCCTTGCGGGGGTCCCGTCCCCCAGCGGTGCGGGCGCCCTCGAGCGCTTCGATGTGGCGAACTTGGCGCCCGAGACGTCCTACTGCTTCGCCGTGCAAAGCCACGACGACGTGGGGCTGGTCTCGGAGCTGTCGAACAGCGCCTGCGCCACCACGGCGCCGGCGCCCCCGGGCACGGTGGTGGACCTTGCTGTGGTCAACCTGTCGGCCCAGGCCGCCACGCTGACGTGGACGGCCCCTACGGTCGGCGCGCCTGGGGCCCGCTACGATCTGCGCTACGCGCGGGGTCGCATTCATGCTGGCAACTGGGACACGGCCACCCCGGTCGCGGGCCTCGCCCCGCCCGGCGCCGCGGGAAGCCCGGAACGTGCGACGGTCACGGGCCTTGCGGGTCTCACCACCTATCATTTCGCCCTGCGCGCCCTCGACGCCCAAGGCGGCCGCGCGGCGGTCTCGAACAACGCACGGGGCACGACCCTCGACGATGTGCCGCCAGGCCCGGTCGCGGACCTTGCGGTCACGGGGCTCGTCGACCGCCCCGGAGCGCTGCGGGTGAGCTTCACGGCGCCGGGCGACAACGGCCCCGTTGGCCAAGCGGCCCGCTACGAGCTGCGTGTGTCGGAGACCCCGCTTTCCGCGGCGAACTTCGCGACGGGCGCGCTCGTGCCCACGGGCACGCCGCGGTTGGGCGGCACCCGCGAGACGGTGGACATCGACAATCTCGGGCCCGAGGCGGTCTACTACGTCGCTCTGCGCGCCTTCGATGCCGCGGGCAACGTCTCGGCCGTATCGAACGTGGCCAGCGGGCGTACGCGCGACGAGGCGCCCGCCGCCATCACCGATCTCGTAGCGCTCGAAGCCCGAGGCACCTCCGCGGCGTTCGTGACCCTGCAATGGACCGCGCCCGGCGACGACGGCACGACAGGCTCCGCCCACGCCTACGAGATCCGCTACAGCACGCAGAGCTTGAGTGCTGCCACGTTCACGCAAGGCACCCTCGCGAGCGGCGCGCCCTCCCCGCGCCCCCCAGGCACCGTCGAAACCTTCAAGCTTTCGGGCGTCACCCCCGGCGCGAAGATCTTCGTGGCCCTGCGGGCGGTGGACGAGCGCAACAACGCCGGGCCGATCTCCAACGTGGCGCAGGTCACCGTGCCAGACGAGTGGGCCCCGAGTGGCGCGAGCGACCTGCAAGCCCGCACCGGGGGCGCTCGGGGCAGCGTGACGCTCACGTGGACGGCGCCCGGGGACGACGGCGACACGGGCAAAGCTTCGGCCTACGAGCTTCGCTATGCGGCCTTCCCCCTGTCCGCTCACAACTTCCTCGAGGGCCTTGCCCTGGTGGCGCCCTCGCCGGTGACCGGGGGCGGCGTACAGAGCTTTACCGCCTCGGGACTGCCCGACGAGGCCCCCTTCTACTTCGCCCTGCGGGCCCGGGACGACGCCGGCAACCTGGGTCCGGTCTCGAACAGTCCCTCGGCCCGCACCCCGGACGTGGCGCCCGCCGCCGTGACGGATCTGGCCCTGACCTCCCGCACGAACGCCAGCGTGACGGTGAGCTTCACGGCCACCGGAGACGATGGCCAAACGGGCACGGCCAGCCGCTTCGACCTGCGCCTCAGCGAGCAGCCGCTCACGGCGAGCCGTTTTGCCAGCGGAACTGCCGTGCCCACGCCTCCACCCGCGGCGCCCGGCACGCGGCACACCGTGACCGTGTCCGGACTGGCGTCCACGCGCACCTACTACCTGGCGCTACGTGTGGAGGACGAGCGCGGCAACACCTCTTTACTCTCGAACATGCTCACCGCCGAGACCGTGGACGAAGTGCCGCCGGGCGCGATTAGCGATCTCGTGGCCAGCACGGGCAGCGGCAATGGGAGCGTCGTTTTGGCGTTCACGGCCCCGGGTGACGACGGCGCCGAGGGGCAGGCCACGGCCTACGAAGTGCGCCGCGCACAAGCGCCCATCACCGCCGACACCTGGGGCCAGGCCGTGCCCGTCACCAGCGCTTTGCCCAAGCCCGCCCGCGCAGGCAGCTTCGAGCAGCTCACCCTCACCAACCTCGACAACGAGACGCCCTACCACTTCGCCGTGCGCGCGCTCGATGATCAGGGGCTCGCGGGCCCCATCAGCAACAGCGCCAGCGCCAGCACGCGGGCCGTGCCACCGGCGGCCGTGTTGAACCTGAAAGCCACCGCCAGCGCCAGCACAGTCACCCTCTCGTTCACGGCGCCCGGTGACGACGGCAACCAGGGGCAAGCCAAGCTCTACGACCTTCGGATGAGCAAGCAACCCTTGACGCCTCTGACCTTCGCGCAGGGCCAGGTGGTGCCGAACGTGCCATTGCCGGCCACGGCGGGAACGCCCCAAACGGTCACGATCTCCGGACTGGAAGAGTCGACGACGTATCACTTTGCGCTCAAGACGAAAGATGACGTGGACGCCTGGAGCAGCCTGTCGAACGTCGCAAGCGCCACCACCCCCGACCTCACGGCACCGGCCGCTCCGGGAAGCCTCGCCGTGAAGGCGCCCGCGGCCCGTGACGGCCTGGTGCTTCCTACAAAGGCCCAGGCCAGCAGCATGCTCGGCCCCGCCTGGGACGCGAGCCTCCTCATCGACGGCCGCGAGCTCACCTCGTGGGCCTCGGCACCGAGCACGAGCGACGCCAGCCACACGGTGGTGGTGGAACTCGAGGATGCCCTAGAGATCGACCGCATCCGCCTGCTGCCCGACCCGTTCCATCCCCAGCTGTTCCCACGCGACTTCTCGCTCGAGACGAGCGTGAACAAACAGACCTGGGACACCGTGGCCGTCGAAGAGGAGTTCTCCCCTTCGAACGCGGCGTGGCTCGTGTGGGGCTTCCCCGCGCGCAAGGCGCACTTCGTTCGCCTGAGCGTGCACGGAGCCAACACGAGCTTCGGTCAGCACTACGCGCTCGTGGCAGAGCTGCAGGTGCAGGAAGCCGCCACCACGGACGGCCGAGCCGTGCTCTCCTGGGTCGCCCCCGGGGACGACGGCACCCAGGGTGTGGCCACACGCTATGAGGTGTACCGCAGCCCGGCGCCCTTCGACGCCGCAGGCCTCGCGGCGGCCACCCTCGTGCCAGGAGCCCCCACACCCGCGGCCCCGGGCAGCCTGCAGGCGATGACGGTGACGGGGCTCGCAGGCGAAGCTCAACTTTACTGGGCTCTCCGAGCCGTGGACGAAGCCGGCAACCTCGGCCCCCTCTCGACTTTGGTGCCGGCGCTCACCAACGCGGTCCCCCCGGCGCCCGTGGTGGACCTCGAGGCAGAGCCCCTGGGCCAAAACCGCGTGGCCCTGTCGTGGACCGCGCCCGGCGACGACCACACCCAAGGTCGGGCGACCGCGTACGAGCTGCGGTCCGCACCCTACGCGCTCGGGACCCAGAACTTCCCGCTGGCGACCGAGGCCGCGGGGGTGCCACCTCCGGCCGCGGCAGGCAGCCGCGAGCGCTTTACGGTGGAGGGGCTCGCGCCGGGCAAGCTCTACCGCTTCGGGCTCGTGGCCCGCGACGAGGCGGGGCACACGTCGTATCTGTCCAACGTGGCCGTGGCGCTCACCGACAGGCTGCCCGACATCACGGCCCCCGAGCCCGTCTCCGACTTGCAGATGCGGCTGCCACGGCCGGGGGGCGAGCCCTTGGCCGCCGAGGTGGTGGCCGTCTCGAGCGCGCAGGCGCCCCAGTTCCCCGCCGAAGCCGTCCTGGACGGCGATCCGGTCACCGCGTGGGCCAGCCTGGCGCGCACCGAGAACCAGCTCGAGTGGCTCCGCCTGGATCTCGGCGAGCTGGTCTCCGTCAACCGCATCGACGTGACGCCCTCGGCCGGTCAGGCGGAGCTTTTCCCGCGGGCCCTCGAGGTGGCGCTCAGTCCCGATGGCTTGGCCTGGACCGTCGTGTGGGCGGGCAGCGGCGCTTCGGCCCGTGAACCCCTGACCTTTGCGGCCACGGAGGCCCGCTTTGTGGAGGTCCGCGCCCCCACGCTCGCCGCACACGACAACGGCCTTCACTACGCCGTGCTGGGCGACGTGCTTGCCTACACGGCAGGCGAAGCCGCGGGTACGGCTTACGGGGCCTTCACGGCGCCGGCCGACGACGGTCCCCTGGGCCGCGCCACGCGCTACGAGCTCGTGAGGAGCGGATGTCCCTTCGACGCGGCCACCTCGGTCGCCGTGCCCACCGCGTCCCCGCTGGCCGCGGGCACACCCGAGCGCCTCCGCTTTTCAGGGCTCGCGCCAGGGGCCCACTGCGTGGCGGTGCGCAGCGCCGACGAGGCCGGCAACCTGAGCGACTGGTCACCTGCTGCCAGAGTCGACGTGCCCTGA
- a CDS encoding PIG-L family deacetylase, translated as MKVPAWNLLVVLCALALPAKVWARTTCDPRSDHAYQFSSPRVVTHELALETGANGSASFLWPGSSMADSALLFVSLSAAPGAPVEVTVAAPGIAIAQSLGSGSTGRRALNVSDLRGVPAGTRVTLSSPQASLVGPLATLASFHNQLPLHEAVLVLAPHPDDAEIAAFGLYADRHSTVLTVTAGNAGAPIYCDVAPEPEAHYRLKGELRVIDSVTVPWQGGVPVGRAFNLGYFDGCLRAMHNAIDTPVNELFVTNDDVLPYRRLNQGRLLPVESRKATWRHLVMDLKSVLSRTRPAIVVTPDPRTDDHPDHQLTTVALAEALAQTRQSPHILLYTNHADGDRYPYGAPGEALPPPPWCGPAPLTAASFYAHPLSVGLQRRKLMALESMHDLRLPPSAQHDFAATVDPRCTRPATRLPGDNFLVRGVRAHEVFLVLDRAGLLTLVSQRPF; from the coding sequence ATGAAGGTCCCTGCGTGGAACCTCTTGGTGGTGCTTTGCGCCCTTGCCTTGCCGGCGAAGGTCTGGGCACGCACCACCTGTGACCCCAGGTCGGATCACGCGTACCAGTTTTCGTCACCCCGGGTGGTCACCCACGAGTTGGCGTTGGAAACCGGGGCAAACGGCAGCGCCAGTTTCCTGTGGCCCGGCAGCTCGATGGCAGACAGCGCCTTGCTCTTCGTGAGCCTCAGCGCGGCCCCAGGGGCCCCGGTCGAAGTGACCGTGGCCGCGCCGGGAATCGCGATCGCTCAATCGCTGGGCAGCGGGAGCACCGGCCGCCGCGCGTTGAACGTATCGGACTTGCGCGGCGTTCCCGCAGGCACGCGGGTCACGCTCTCGTCGCCGCAGGCGTCCTTAGTGGGGCCGTTGGCCACCTTGGCGTCGTTTCACAACCAGCTTCCGCTCCACGAAGCCGTGCTGGTGCTCGCCCCCCATCCCGACGACGCCGAGATCGCGGCTTTCGGGCTTTACGCCGATCGCCACAGCACCGTTCTTACGGTAACGGCAGGCAACGCCGGGGCCCCGATATACTGCGACGTTGCGCCCGAGCCCGAGGCGCATTACCGGCTCAAGGGCGAGCTGCGGGTGATCGACAGCGTGACCGTGCCGTGGCAGGGCGGCGTGCCCGTCGGGCGCGCCTTTAACCTTGGGTACTTCGACGGCTGCCTGCGTGCCATGCACAACGCGATCGACACCCCGGTCAACGAGCTCTTCGTGACCAATGACGACGTGCTGCCCTACCGCCGCTTGAACCAGGGGCGGCTCCTGCCGGTGGAGAGCCGCAAGGCCACCTGGCGCCACCTGGTCATGGACCTCAAGTCCGTGCTCTCGCGCACACGACCCGCGATCGTGGTCACCCCCGACCCTCGCACCGACGACCACCCTGACCACCAGCTTACAACCGTGGCCCTCGCCGAGGCCTTGGCACAGACCCGCCAGTCGCCCCACATTTTGCTCTACACCAACCACGCGGACGGGGACCGCTACCCCTACGGAGCTCCCGGTGAAGCCCTTCCCCCACCGCCTTGGTGCGGACCTGCGCCGCTGACCGCGGCGTCGTTTTACGCGCACCCACTCAGCGTGGGCCTGCAGCGCCGCAAGCTGATGGCGCTCGAGTCGATGCACGACCTACGCCTGCCCCCCTCGGCCCAGCACGACTTCGCGGCCACCGTGGACCCCCGCTGCACCCGCCCCGCAACGCGTCTACCCGGGGACAACTTCCTCGTGCGCGGCGTGCGTGCCCACGAGGTGTTCCTGGTGCTCGACCGGGCGGGCCTTCTCACGCTCGTCAGTCAGCGGCCCTTTTGA